From a region of the Vidua macroura isolate BioBank_ID:100142 chromosome 3, ASM2450914v1, whole genome shotgun sequence genome:
- the LOC128804932 gene encoding uncharacterized protein LOC128804932 yields the protein MEGRRGPARGPAPAPCVQTQKARAREGIPCPRVPPAAAARARPPPPPRGTASSAALGPVGFWAGRGARLSRPRRCPLPRPARAFLPELGGQLALVSPEGPQRCSRPAAGSSGWFQTYEESRRQDYRVLSAHCPQRNTGKAQRRKNYSSIIRFCTFVSSSLINAIKPVLFQGCRNSSWSASNASIMHWPSWRESYQINPSDIRDCRNIYKQLQQLLPFATAHITSQTKHSRADEVCLF from the exons ATGGAGGGaaggcgcggccccgcccgcggccccgcccccgccccgtgTGTACAAACACAAAAGGCACGCGCGCGCGAGGGGATTCCCTGTCCCCGCGTCCCCCCGGCCGCAGCCGCGCGGGCTCGGCCGCCACCCCCGCCGCGAGGCACGGCCTCGTCCGCCGCACTTGGTCCTGTTGGGTTTTGG gcggggcggggcgcgcggctgtcccggccccggcgctgccccctCCCACGGCCAGCCCGTGCTTTCCTCCCGGAACTCGGCGGCCAGCTAGCTCTTGTGTCTCCTGAAGGGCCGCAGCGCTGCTCCCGCCCTGCcgctggcagctctggctggttTCAAACGTATGAGGAAAGCCGCAGGCAGGACTACAGGGTATtgtctgcccactgcccacagcGGAATACAGGGAAAgcccagagaaggaaaaactaTTCCAGTATTATCAGGTTTTGCACCTTCGTTTCGTCCTCGTTGATTAATGCCATTAAACCCGTGCttttccagggctgcaggaacag CTCCTGGTCAGCTTCCAATGCCAGCATAATGCACTGGCCCAGTTGGAGGGAGAGCTACCAGATCAACCCCAGTGACATCAGAGACTGCAGGAACATCTACAAacaactgcagcagctgcttccctttgCAACAGCACACATTACaagccaaacaaaacacagcagagcagatgaAGTTTGCCTTTTTTGA
- the LOC128805400 gene encoding histone H3.3A, with amino-acid sequence MARTKQTARKSTGGKAPRKQLATKAARKSAPSTGGVKKPHRYRPGTVALREIRRYQKSTELLIRKLPFQRLVREIAQDFKTDLRFQSAAIGALQEASEAYLVGLFEDTNLCAIHAKRVTIMPKDIQLARRIRGERA; translated from the exons ATGGCCCGTACCAAGCAGACCGCCCGCAAGTCCACCGGTGGCAAGGCGCCCCGCAAGCAGCTCGCCACCAAAGCCGCCCGCAAGAGCGCGCCCTCCACTGGCGGGGTGAAGAAGCCGCACCGCTACAG gCCGGGTACTGTGGCTCTGCGTGAAATCAGGCGCTATCAAAAGTCCACCGAACTTTTGATCCGCAAACTTCCCTTCCAGCGTCTGGTGCGTGAAATTGCTCAGGACTTCAAGACAGATCTGCGCTTCCAGAGCGCTGCCATCGGTGCTTTGCAG GAGGCAAGTGAAGCCTACTTGGTTGGCCTGTTTGAAGACACCAACCTGTGTGCTATCCATGCCAAACGTGTCACAATCATGCCAAAAGATATCCAGCTAGCACGCCGCATACGTGGGGAGCGTGCCTAA